Proteins encoded together in one Benincasa hispida cultivar B227 chromosome 1, ASM972705v1, whole genome shotgun sequence window:
- the LOC120081343 gene encoding F-box/kelch-repeat protein At3g23880-like isoform X2: MRVARDAHYVCVNCPTEILIEILSYLPVKSLLRFRCVCKEWNKLVQKPLFVRSHLEKRIPNSLLIINSSTTDQKACFSIVNAETFNETLRSELPMKANIGYKLSVCGSYNGLVCISSASLLDVDPIYVWNPSVRKSRLLPSGLIPKWDHCWSLNYLAFGFHQVVNDHIVLRIVRIEQWSCCYQVEIYSLKADCWRRVSSVPAIPTALDCRLLPKSICFNGFFYWIVKHKNDTPSPLCLGVVKESLSIFHCSPDGGKQLCDTWALKMGSWVRLNTIVLTLHGKITRPGSLLDYKFLIARQIEGLENYSLALVDPELDRIEDIGIELGSHWVYADSYKESLLLL; encoded by the exons ATGCGAGTAGCACGGGATGCCCACTATGTGTGTGTGAATTGTCCCACTGAAATTTTGATTGAGATTCTTTCATATTTACCTGTGAAATCGCTTCTGCGATTCAGATGTGTGTGCAAAGAATGGAACAAATTAGTTCAGAAACCATTGTTTGTTCGTTCTCATTTGGAAAAAAGAATCCCCAATTCTCTGCTCATAATCAATAGCTCCACCACAGACCAGAAAGCATGTTTCTCAATTGTCAATGCTGAAACATTCAATGAAACTCTTCGATCAGAGCTTCCTATGAAGGCCAATATAGGTTATAAACTCTCTGTATGTGGATCATATAATGGGTTAGTCTGCATTTCATCTGCAAGTCTGTTGGATGTTGATCCAATTTATGTATGGAACCCATCTGTTAGAAAAAGTAGGTTACTTCCCAGTGGTTTGATTCCCAAATGGGACCATTGTTGGTCATTAAACTACCTTGCATTTGGCTTCCATCAAGTAGTGAATGATCACATAGTATTGAGAATTGTGAGGATTGAGCAATGGAGCTGCTGTTATCAAGTGGAAATTTACAGTCTCAAAGCTGATTGTTGGAGAAGAGTTTCTTCTGTTCCTGCAATTCCTACTGCACTTGACTGCAGATTGTTGCCCAAATCCATCTGCTTCAATGGATTTTTCTATTGGATTGTGAAGCACAAAAATG ATACTCCATCACCATTATGCTTGGGAGTGGTCAAAGAATCTCTTTCTATTTTCCATTGCAGCCCTGATGGTGGTAAGCAACTCTGTGACACATGGGCTTTGAAAATGGGCTCTTGGGTGAGATTAAACACTATTGTTCTGACACTGCATGGGAAAATAACAAGACCAGGGAGCCTCTTAGACTATAAATTTCTCATTGCAAGGCAGATTGAAGGGCTGGAAAATTATAGTCTGGCACTGGTTGACCCTGAACTGGATCGCATCGAAGATATTGGAATTGAATTGGGATCTCATTGGGTTTATGCAGATTCTTATAAGGAGAGTCTTCTTCTACTCTGA
- the LOC120081343 gene encoding F-box/kelch-repeat protein At3g23880-like isoform X1: protein MRVARDAHYVCVNCPTEILIEILSYLPVKSLLRFRCVCKEWNKLVQKPLFVRSHLEKRIPNSLLIINSSTTDQKACFSIVNAETFNETLRSELPMKANIGYKLSVCGSYNGLVCISSASLLDVDPIYVWNPSVRKSRLLPSGLIPKWDHCWSLNYLAFGFHQVVNDHIVLRIVRIEQWSCCYQVEIYSLKADCWRRVSSVPAIPTALDCRLLPKSICFNGFFYWIVKHKNGGIPNSILSFDMATEEFHRLMLPDCLVYTDTPSPLCLGVVKESLSIFHCSPDGGKQLCDTWALKMGSWVRLNTIVLTLHGKITRPGSLLDYKFLIARQIEGLENYSLALVDPELDRIEDIGIELGSHWVYADSYKESLLLL from the coding sequence ATGCGAGTAGCACGGGATGCCCACTATGTGTGTGTGAATTGTCCCACTGAAATTTTGATTGAGATTCTTTCATATTTACCTGTGAAATCGCTTCTGCGATTCAGATGTGTGTGCAAAGAATGGAACAAATTAGTTCAGAAACCATTGTTTGTTCGTTCTCATTTGGAAAAAAGAATCCCCAATTCTCTGCTCATAATCAATAGCTCCACCACAGACCAGAAAGCATGTTTCTCAATTGTCAATGCTGAAACATTCAATGAAACTCTTCGATCAGAGCTTCCTATGAAGGCCAATATAGGTTATAAACTCTCTGTATGTGGATCATATAATGGGTTAGTCTGCATTTCATCTGCAAGTCTGTTGGATGTTGATCCAATTTATGTATGGAACCCATCTGTTAGAAAAAGTAGGTTACTTCCCAGTGGTTTGATTCCCAAATGGGACCATTGTTGGTCATTAAACTACCTTGCATTTGGCTTCCATCAAGTAGTGAATGATCACATAGTATTGAGAATTGTGAGGATTGAGCAATGGAGCTGCTGTTATCAAGTGGAAATTTACAGTCTCAAAGCTGATTGTTGGAGAAGAGTTTCTTCTGTTCCTGCAATTCCTACTGCACTTGACTGCAGATTGTTGCCCAAATCCATCTGCTTCAATGGATTTTTCTATTGGATTGTGAAGCACAAAAATGGTGGAATTCCCAATTCCATTCTCTCTTTTGACATGGCTACTGAGGAGTTTCATAGGCTAATGTTGCCTGATTGTTTGGTTTACACAGATACTCCATCACCATTATGCTTGGGAGTGGTCAAAGAATCTCTTTCTATTTTCCATTGCAGCCCTGATGGTGGTAAGCAACTCTGTGACACATGGGCTTTGAAAATGGGCTCTTGGGTGAGATTAAACACTATTGTTCTGACACTGCATGGGAAAATAACAAGACCAGGGAGCCTCTTAGACTATAAATTTCTCATTGCAAGGCAGATTGAAGGGCTGGAAAATTATAGTCTGGCACTGGTTGACCCTGAACTGGATCGCATCGAAGATATTGGAATTGAATTGGGATCTCATTGGGTTTATGCAGATTCTTATAAGGAGAGTCTTCTTCTACTCTGA